In the Chromatiaceae bacterium genome, one interval contains:
- a CDS encoding form I ribulose bisphosphate carboxylase large subunit gives MAKKYDAGVKEYRETYWMPDYTPKDTDILACFKVTPQPGVPREEVAAAVAAESSTGTWTTVWTDLLTDLDYYKGRAYAIEDVPGDDTCFYAFVAYPIDLFEEGSVVNVMTSLVGNVFGFKALRALRLEDIRFPVAYVMTCNGPPQGIQVERDLLNKYGRPLLGCTIKPKLGLSAKNYGRACYEGLRGGLDFTKDDENVNSQPFMRWRHRFDFVMEAIHKAEAETGERKGHYLNVTAPTADEMMRRAEYAKEIGAPIIMHDYITGGWAANTQLAQWCQNNGMLLHIHRAMHAVLDRNPHHGIHFRVLTKILRLSGGDHLHSGTVVGKLEGDRDATLGWIDIMRDSYIKEDRSRGIFFDQDWGAMPGVLPVASGGIHVWHMPALVAIFGDDSVLQFGGGTLGHPWGNAAGAAANRVAVEACVEARNQGREIEKEGKDILTNAAKSSPELKAAMETWKEIKFEFDTVDKLDVSHK, from the coding sequence ATGGCCAAGAAATACGACGCGGGTGTAAAAGAGTACCGCGAGACATACTGGATGCCCGACTACACGCCGAAGGACACCGATATCCTGGCGTGTTTCAAAGTGACCCCGCAGCCGGGCGTACCGCGCGAAGAAGTTGCCGCCGCCGTGGCCGCAGAATCCTCGACCGGCACCTGGACCACCGTCTGGACCGACCTGCTGACCGATCTGGACTATTACAAGGGCCGCGCCTACGCGATCGAAGACGTGCCGGGCGACGATACCTGCTTCTACGCCTTCGTAGCCTACCCGATCGACCTGTTCGAGGAAGGCTCGGTCGTCAACGTCATGACCTCGCTGGTCGGTAACGTGTTCGGCTTCAAGGCGCTGCGTGCACTGCGTCTGGAAGACATCCGCTTCCCGGTCGCCTACGTCATGACCTGTAATGGCCCGCCCCAGGGTATCCAGGTCGAACGCGACCTGCTGAACAAATACGGCCGTCCGCTGCTCGGCTGCACCATCAAGCCGAAACTGGGCCTGTCCGCCAAGAACTACGGCCGCGCCTGTTACGAAGGCCTGCGCGGCGGCCTGGACTTCACCAAGGACGACGAGAACGTCAACTCTCAGCCGTTCATGCGCTGGAGACACCGTTTCGACTTCGTCATGGAGGCCATTCACAAGGCCGAGGCCGAGACCGGCGAGCGCAAGGGCCACTACCTGAACGTGACCGCGCCGACCGCTGATGAAATGATGCGCCGTGCCGAGTATGCGAAAGAGATCGGCGCGCCGATCATCATGCACGACTACATCACCGGCGGCTGGGCGGCCAATACGCAGCTGGCGCAGTGGTGCCAGAACAACGGCATGCTGCTGCATATCCACCGCGCCATGCACGCGGTGCTCGACCGTAACCCGCACCACGGTATCCACTTCCGCGTCCTGACGAAGATCCTGCGTCTGTCCGGTGGTGACCACCTGCACTCCGGTACCGTTGTCGGCAAGCTGGAAGGCGACCGCGACGCGACCCTGGGCTGGATCGACATCATGCGCGACAGCTACATCAAAGAAGACCGTTCGCGCGGCATCTTCTTCGACCAGGACTGGGGCGCAATGCCGGGCGTTCTGCCGGTCGCATCCGGTGGTATCCACGTCTGGCACATGCCGGCGCTGGTCGCCATCTTCGGCGACGACTCCGTACTGCAGTTCGGCGGCGGCACCCTGGGCCATCCGTGGGGCAACGCTGCCGGCGCAGCCGCAAACCGCGTTGCGGTCGAGGCCTGCGTCGAAGCCCGTAACCAGGGCCGTGAGATCGAAAAGGAAGGTAAAGACATCCTGACCAATGCGGCCAAGTCCAGCCCGGAACTGAAAGCCGCGATGGAAACCTGGAAAGAGATCAAGTTCGAGTTCGACACCGTCGACAAGCTGGACGTTTCCCACAAGTGA
- a CDS encoding 1-acyl-sn-glycerol-3-phosphate acyltransferase encodes MPRLRTARRLLLLLVHVLIGALLTPLVLSRRTGGALRTHPRVTSWWHNRLADILGVTITVSGPRPQPPALLASNHISWLDIVVLGGLTPTDFLSKDEVRRWPVIGWLAARSGTLFIRRGNGDAGSISAQIAQRLREDGLLTLFPEGTTTDGRELRPFFSRLFAAAIDTGTDVVPVTLRYHVDGAFDPFAPYTDDQTLLDNLRALIRRERTEVHVVFGIPITLAGHTRRQVAELARDAILNALRSDGQIPLRHRAPAASGPGDADLDTAPGRT; translated from the coding sequence ATGCCGAGACTGCGCACGGCGCGACGCCTGCTGCTCCTGCTTGTCCATGTCCTGATCGGCGCCCTGCTGACACCCTTGGTGCTGAGCCGAAGGACCGGTGGCGCACTGCGCACCCATCCGCGGGTCACGTCGTGGTGGCACAACCGCCTGGCGGATATCCTCGGGGTGACGATCACGGTCTCCGGCCCCCGCCCGCAACCCCCGGCGTTGCTCGCGAGCAACCATATCTCCTGGTTGGACATCGTCGTGCTCGGCGGACTCACCCCTACGGACTTCCTGTCCAAGGACGAGGTGCGCCGATGGCCGGTGATCGGCTGGCTGGCGGCACGCTCCGGCACCCTGTTCATCCGTCGCGGCAACGGTGACGCCGGATCGATCAGCGCGCAGATCGCACAGCGGTTGCGGGAGGACGGCCTGCTGACGCTGTTTCCGGAAGGCACCACGACCGACGGACGCGAGCTACGCCCATTTTTCTCACGCCTGTTCGCCGCGGCCATCGATACCGGCACGGACGTGGTTCCGGTCACATTGCGTTACCACGTCGACGGGGCCTTCGACCCGTTCGCGCCCTACACCGACGACCAGACCCTGCTGGACAACCTGCGTGCACTGATACGGCGCGAACGCACCGAGGTGCACGTGGTATTCGGCATACCGATCACGCTCGCCGGACACACCCGTCGGCAGGTTGCCGAACTGGCGCGCGACGCGATCCTGAATGCGCTGCGCAGCGACGGACAGATTCCGCTGAGGCACCGGGCGCCTGCCGCGTCGGGACCCGGCGATGCCGATCTGGACACTGCGCCGGGTCGCACTTGA
- a CDS encoding FAD-binding oxidoreductase, which yields MSSAPIDTLIIGQGLAGSALAWRLHDLGERVCVIDDGHHSASSTVAAGLINPLAGMRFTLRPEVPDWLAAAERWYRELATAFGRTFYHPLPMLRLFRSVEQRRFYGRLLDDPRAQGLIGQSFAADGCPESVAAPFGGFHQQRTGYVDLPLLLGTLRDWLRAMEALHEFALPPEAIRLTPDGVVASDIHARRLVFCDGARLAENPWFRDLPLRPGKGQILNLDGDTWRPRHIVNGAHWLVPLADGELRFGATHEHDALDRRTTPAGRQALLDGFAALRPHRPAPRVLAHQAGVRPGTADRQAFLGAHPQHAQLWVFNGFGARGALAIPWYAQCLADHLLLGRALPAEADIRRFA from the coding sequence ATGTCGTCCGCGCCGATTGACACACTCATCATTGGTCAGGGGCTGGCCGGCAGTGCGCTGGCCTGGCGGCTGCACGACCTCGGCGAACGGGTCTGCGTCATCGACGACGGTCACCACAGCGCCTCGTCGACGGTCGCCGCCGGGCTGATCAACCCGCTCGCCGGGATGCGCTTCACCCTGCGTCCCGAGGTCCCCGACTGGCTGGCCGCGGCCGAGCGTTGGTACCGGGAACTGGCGACGGCCTTCGGCCGGACCTTCTACCACCCTTTGCCGATGCTGCGGCTGTTCCGTTCCGTCGAACAACGGCGGTTTTATGGACGTCTCCTGGACGACCCGCGCGCCCAGGGGCTGATCGGCCAGTCGTTCGCCGCCGATGGCTGCCCGGAGTCCGTGGCCGCCCCGTTCGGCGGGTTCCACCAGCAGCGCACCGGCTACGTCGACCTCCCCTTGCTGCTCGGCACACTGCGTGACTGGCTGCGCGCGATGGAGGCGCTGCACGAGTTCGCGCTGCCGCCGGAAGCGATCCGCCTGACCCCCGACGGCGTGGTGGCGAGCGATATCCACGCCCGGCGCCTGGTGTTCTGCGACGGGGCGCGGCTGGCCGAAAACCCGTGGTTCCGCGACCTGCCGCTGCGCCCGGGCAAGGGCCAGATCCTGAACCTGGACGGTGACACCTGGCGACCCCGGCACATCGTCAACGGGGCGCATTGGCTGGTCCCGCTCGCCGATGGCGAGCTGCGCTTCGGCGCCACCCACGAGCACGACGCGCTCGACCGCCGGACGACGCCGGCGGGACGACAGGCGCTGCTGGACGGCTTCGCGGCCCTGCGTCCACACAGGCCCGCGCCACGGGTGCTGGCGCATCAGGCCGGCGTCCGGCCGGGGACCGCCGATCGCCAGGCGTTCCTCGGCGCACACCCGCAACATGCGCAGCTCTGGGTGTTCAACGGCTTCGGCGCTCGCGGGGCACTGGCGATCCCCTGGTATGCGCAGTGCCTCGCGGACCACCTGCTGCTCGGTCGCGCATTGCCCGCCGAGGCCGACATCCGGCGTTTCGCATGA
- a CDS encoding ribulose bisphosphate carboxylase small subunit yields MSEMQDYASSLADVSSRKFETFSYLPSMNADQIRKQIEFIVSKGWNPSIEHTEPQNASGSYWYMWKLPMFGETDVDAILAECEACHKAHPNNHVRLLGLDNYAQCAGASMVIYRGKPV; encoded by the coding sequence ATGAGTGAAATGCAGGACTACGCTTCGAGCCTGGCCGATGTGAGCAGCCGCAAGTTCGAAACCTTCTCTTACCTGCCGTCGATGAACGCTGACCAGATCCGCAAGCAGATCGAGTTCATCGTGTCCAAGGGCTGGAACCCGTCCATCGAGCACACCGAGCCGCAAAACGCGTCCGGCAGCTACTGGTACATGTGGAAACTGCCGATGTTCGGTGAGACCGACGTCGACGCCATCCTGGCCGAGTGCGAGGCGTGCCACAAAGCACACCCGAACAATCACGTTCGCCTGCTGGGCCTGGACAACTACGCCCAGTGCGCCGGTGCATCCATGGTCATCTACCGTGGCAAGCCGGTCTAA
- a CDS encoding GNAT family N-acetyltransferase: MSAVPQLDTRREKSRLYWEIATTIDDIRASQALRYRVFAGELGAQLHGADPGIDDDRFDAYCQHLLVRDTATGRVIGSTRLLLDGQAAKAGGFYSATEFDLAQVLALPGVRLEVGRTCIEPGYRQGAAIAVLWAGLAEFVRVNRVDMLFGCASIEMHDGGAQAHAIMRRVREHAMNDPACRVVPRNPLPTPSTDRTHAVTAPLPPLLKAYFRLGARACGEPCYDPDFNCADVLVLVKVHEIDASYTRHFLDRVMQD, translated from the coding sequence ATGAGCGCTGTACCCCAACTCGATACGCGGCGCGAGAAAAGCCGCCTGTACTGGGAGATCGCCACCACCATTGACGACATCCGCGCCTCGCAGGCCCTGCGTTACCGGGTATTCGCCGGCGAACTCGGCGCGCAACTCCACGGCGCAGATCCCGGAATCGACGACGATCGCTTCGATGCCTACTGCCAACACCTGCTCGTGCGCGACACCGCTACCGGGCGGGTGATCGGGTCGACACGGCTGCTGCTCGATGGGCAGGCGGCCAAGGCCGGCGGCTTCTACTCGGCAACCGAGTTCGACCTTGCGCAGGTGCTGGCGCTGCCCGGTGTGCGCCTGGAGGTGGGCCGCACCTGTATCGAGCCGGGTTACCGGCAGGGTGCCGCGATCGCCGTGTTGTGGGCGGGCCTTGCCGAGTTCGTCAGGGTCAACCGGGTCGACATGCTGTTCGGGTGCGCCAGCATCGAGATGCACGACGGCGGGGCGCAGGCACATGCGATCATGCGGCGCGTGCGTGAGCACGCGATGAACGATCCGGCATGCCGGGTGGTACCGCGGAACCCGCTGCCCACTCCCTCCACCGACCGGACACACGCGGTCACCGCACCCTTGCCACCGCTGCTGAAGGCCTACTTCCGCCTCGGTGCACGCGCCTGCGGCGAACCCTGTTACGATCCGGACTTCAACTGTGCGGATGTCCTGGTACTGGTCAAGGTGCACGAGATCGATGCTTCTTATACGCGACACTTCCTCGATCGGGTGATGCAGGACTGA
- the dxs gene encoding 1-deoxy-D-xylulose-5-phosphate synthase, translating into MPHTPPGAPYTLLDAIDSPHELRALGAGELPALAAEVRRFLVNTVSRTGGHLAAGLGVVELTVALHYVFNTPNDRLVWDVGHQAYPHKILTGRKERMHTLRQKDGLSGFLKRDESAYDAFGAGHSSTSISAALGMAVAAQAAGEQREHIAVIGDGALSAGMAFEALNHAGALDLDLLVILNDNDMSISQPVGAISNYLARVLSSRFYNRVREGGKHVLSGLPGMKDLVHRWEEHMKGMVMPGTLFEELGFNYIGPIDGHDVGLLVSTLRNMKAMRGPRFLHVVTQKGRGYAPAEGDPCVYHGVTPFNPSTGKMAEKSGGKSFTQVFAEWLCDAAERDPRLVAITPAMCEGSGLVEFAERFPRRYFDVGIAEQHAVTFAAGMACDGLKPVVAIYSTFLQRAYDQLLHDVALQNLDVTFAVDRAGQVGADGATHAGSFDLSYARCIPNMAILAPSDEAECRSMLHTAFEHPGPALVRYPRGTGVGADVGGTLDTVEWGKAQLVRSGSEVAFLVFGTLLDGARQVAERIGASLINMRFVKPLDEQMVLRVATSHRLLVTLEENVVQGGAGSAVNESLQEAGIATHVLNLGLPDRFIEQATQAEQLEMAGLSPAQIEERVRTALANLEQHALAARG; encoded by the coding sequence ATGCCGCACACGCCGCCCGGTGCCCCTTACACCCTGCTGGATGCGATCGATTCGCCGCACGAGCTGCGGGCGCTGGGCGCCGGCGAGTTGCCGGCGTTGGCAGCCGAGGTGCGGCGTTTTCTGGTCAATACCGTCTCACGGACCGGCGGTCACCTGGCGGCGGGGCTCGGTGTCGTCGAACTCACCGTGGCGCTGCACTATGTCTTCAACACGCCGAATGATCGGCTGGTCTGGGATGTCGGCCACCAGGCCTATCCGCACAAGATTCTGACCGGGCGCAAGGAGCGCATGCACACGCTCCGTCAGAAGGATGGGTTGTCGGGATTTCTGAAGCGTGACGAATCCGCTTACGACGCCTTCGGCGCCGGCCATTCGAGTACCTCGATCAGCGCGGCGCTCGGTATGGCAGTGGCCGCGCAGGCGGCCGGCGAGCAGCGCGAACACATCGCGGTCATCGGTGACGGCGCGCTGTCGGCGGGGATGGCGTTCGAGGCTCTGAACCATGCCGGGGCGTTGGACCTCGATCTGCTGGTAATCCTCAACGACAACGACATGTCGATCTCGCAACCGGTGGGTGCGATCAGCAACTACCTTGCCCGGGTGTTGTCGAGCCGGTTCTACAACCGGGTGCGCGAGGGCGGCAAACACGTGTTGAGCGGTCTGCCCGGGATGAAAGACCTGGTGCATCGCTGGGAAGAACACATGAAGGGCATGGTGATGCCCGGTACCCTGTTCGAAGAGCTCGGTTTCAACTATATCGGGCCGATCGACGGCCACGATGTCGGCCTGCTGGTCAGCACGCTGCGCAACATGAAGGCGATGCGCGGACCGCGCTTTCTGCACGTCGTCACCCAGAAGGGCCGCGGCTATGCCCCGGCCGAAGGTGACCCGTGCGTGTATCACGGGGTGACGCCGTTCAATCCCTCTACCGGCAAGATGGCCGAGAAGTCCGGTGGCAAGAGCTTCACCCAGGTGTTTGCCGAGTGGCTCTGCGACGCCGCCGAGCGCGATCCACGGCTGGTCGCGATCACCCCCGCGATGTGTGAGGGGTCCGGCCTGGTGGAATTCGCGGAACGTTTCCCGAGGCGCTATTTCGATGTCGGCATCGCCGAGCAACATGCGGTCACCTTTGCCGCGGGCATGGCCTGCGACGGTCTGAAGCCGGTCGTCGCGATCTACTCGACGTTTTTGCAACGTGCCTACGACCAGTTGTTGCACGATGTGGCGCTGCAGAATCTGGACGTGACCTTCGCGGTCGATAGGGCGGGCCAGGTCGGTGCCGACGGGGCGACCCATGCGGGGAGTTTCGACCTCAGCTACGCGCGCTGCATTCCGAACATGGCGATCCTGGCGCCGAGCGACGAGGCGGAATGCCGCAGTATGCTGCACACCGCATTCGAGCATCCCGGCCCGGCGCTGGTGCGCTACCCGCGCGGCACGGGCGTCGGCGCGGACGTCGGCGGCACGCTCGACACCGTGGAGTGGGGTAAGGCACAGCTGGTGCGCAGCGGCAGCGAGGTCGCATTCCTGGTGTTCGGTACCTTGCTGGACGGCGCGCGGCAGGTCGCCGAACGGATTGGCGCGAGCCTGATCAACATGCGATTCGTCAAACCACTCGATGAACAGATGGTGTTGCGCGTCGCCACCTCACACCGGTTGCTGGTGACGCTCGAGGAAAACGTGGTGCAGGGTGGTGCGGGTTCGGCGGTCAACGAGTCCTTGCAGGAGGCCGGGATCGCGACCCACGTGCTCAACCTCGGCCTGCCTGACCGCTTCATCGAGCAGGCGACCCAGGCTGAACAGCTCGAGATGGCAGGGCTCTCTCCGGCGCAGATCGAAGAGCGGGTACGCACCGCGCTGGCCAACCTGGAGCAACACGCGCTCGCCGCACGCGGTTGA
- a CDS encoding LysR family transcriptional regulator, with amino-acid sequence MHLTLRQLEVFQAVARHLSYTRAAEELHLSQPAVSMQIRQLEEAAGLPLFEKLGKQIHLTEAGREFFHCAQAVGRQLQELDEVIEALKGVQTGHLRISVATTANYFATRLLAAFSRRFPGTTFSLDVTNRKTLLDQLANNETDLVIMGKPPEELDLDATPFMANPLVIIAPPEHALAAERRIPLTRLQDEVFVARELQSGTRIAMERFFQERGMQLRTGMEMTSNSAIKHAVEAGLGLGIVSIHTLELELEAGRLVILDVEGFPIQRHWYLVTCRGKRLPPVAQAFFDFMQGEEAAQLMHTGEWDAPAPLQSNRSTR; translated from the coding sequence ATGCACCTGACGCTGCGCCAACTCGAGGTTTTTCAGGCGGTTGCACGCCACTTGAGCTATACGCGTGCCGCCGAGGAGTTGCATCTGAGCCAGCCGGCGGTGTCTATGCAGATACGCCAACTCGAGGAGGCCGCGGGTCTGCCGTTGTTCGAGAAGCTGGGTAAACAGATCCATCTGACCGAGGCCGGTCGCGAGTTTTTTCACTGTGCCCAGGCGGTGGGCCGCCAGTTGCAGGAACTCGATGAGGTCATCGAGGCGCTCAAAGGGGTGCAGACCGGCCATCTGCGCATCAGTGTCGCGACCACGGCCAACTATTTCGCGACCCGCCTGCTGGCGGCGTTCTCACGGCGTTTTCCGGGGACCACCTTCTCGCTCGACGTGACCAACCGCAAGACCCTGCTCGACCAGCTCGCCAACAACGAGACCGATCTGGTGATCATGGGCAAGCCGCCGGAGGAGCTCGACCTCGACGCGACCCCGTTCATGGCGAACCCGCTGGTGATCATTGCGCCCCCGGAGCATGCGCTGGCCGCTGAACGGCGGATTCCGCTGACGCGGCTGCAAGACGAGGTGTTCGTCGCGCGCGAGCTGCAGTCGGGCACCCGGATTGCGATGGAGCGCTTTTTCCAGGAGCGCGGCATGCAACTGCGGACCGGCATGGAGATGACCTCGAACTCGGCGATCAAACACGCTGTCGAGGCCGGTCTCGGGCTGGGCATCGTCTCGATCCATACGCTGGAACTCGAACTCGAGGCGGGTCGGCTGGTGATCCTCGATGTCGAGGGTTTCCCCATACAGCGGCATTGGTACCTGGTCACCTGCCGTGGCAAGCGACTGCCTCCGGTAGCCCAGGCGTTCTTCGATTTCATGCAGGGCGAGGAAGCCGCGCAGCTGATGCACACCGGCGAATGGGACGCGCCGGCCCCGCTTCAGAGCAATCGTTCGACGAGGTAG
- a CDS encoding FIST C-terminal domain-containing protein, with protein MPHFQSVHVSGAEWRELCDQALDQLAGNRGAQLAFLYLADELAADTDRIVDYLRAHSGITHWVGCVGLGLCSNATETYDEPALALLVTPFNEDDFRIIPTLDDAIDDWLAATRDWRERNLASVAVVHGDPTSTRLPAILVELTEGLQGGFLVGGIASAQNLPAQIADRAANGGLSGVLFSGRVAISTGLSQGCSLIGERHRITRCQRNIIETIDERPALEVLKEDIGEILAHDLRRIGGYIFAALPVSGSDTGDYLVRNLVGIDPDQGLLAIGELVEPGREIQFARRDAETARADLAQMIEGLKRRLPGPPRAALYHSCLGRGRNLFGEDSAELRLIRDHLGDLPLAGFYANGEISHHRLYGYTGVLTLFS; from the coding sequence ATGCCGCATTTTCAAAGCGTCCATGTCAGCGGTGCGGAATGGCGCGAGCTGTGCGATCAGGCACTCGATCAGCTCGCCGGGAACCGCGGCGCGCAGCTCGCGTTTCTTTACCTGGCCGACGAGTTGGCGGCCGACACCGACCGGATCGTCGACTACCTGCGCGCCCACAGTGGCATCACCCATTGGGTCGGTTGCGTCGGCCTGGGTCTGTGCAGCAACGCAACCGAGACCTATGACGAACCCGCCCTCGCCCTCTTGGTCACCCCGTTCAACGAAGACGATTTCCGCATCATCCCGACCCTGGACGACGCCATCGATGACTGGCTGGCCGCCACCCGTGACTGGCGGGAGCGCAACCTGGCATCGGTCGCGGTGGTACACGGCGATCCGACCAGCACACGCCTGCCGGCGATACTGGTCGAGCTGACCGAGGGCCTGCAGGGTGGTTTTCTGGTCGGGGGGATTGCATCGGCGCAAAACCTGCCGGCACAGATCGCCGACCGTGCGGCCAACGGTGGCCTGTCGGGGGTGCTGTTCAGCGGGCGCGTGGCGATCAGCACCGGCCTCAGCCAGGGATGCAGCCTGATCGGCGAGCGTCACCGCATCACACGCTGTCAGCGCAACATCATCGAAACGATCGACGAACGTCCAGCGCTCGAGGTATTGAAGGAGGACATCGGCGAGATCCTGGCGCACGATCTGCGTCGGATCGGCGGATACATCTTCGCCGCGCTGCCGGTCAGCGGATCCGATACCGGCGACTACCTGGTGCGCAACCTGGTCGGGATCGACCCTGACCAGGGGCTGCTCGCGATCGGCGAGCTGGTCGAACCCGGGCGCGAGATCCAGTTCGCGCGGCGCGACGCCGAGACCGCCCGGGCTGATCTCGCACAGATGATCGAGGGGCTCAAGCGGCGCCTGCCCGGTCCGCCGCGCGCGGCGCTGTATCACTCCTGTCTCGGGCGTGGCCGTAACCTGTTCGGCGAAGATTCCGCGGAGCTGCGGCTGATACGCGACCATCTGGGCGACCTGCCGTTGGCCGGTTTCTACGCCAACGGCGAGATCTCGCACCATCGACTGTACGGTTACACTGGGGTATTGACGCTGTTCAGTTGA
- a CDS encoding class I SAM-dependent methyltransferase, whose product MSGRRLTEVAHAALAAVLADGARAIDATVGNGHDTLFLASRVGPGGRVIGFDVQPRAIDAAAARLGAAGVGKVVTLHHAGHEQMLTRIPAEWCGTVAAITFNLGYLPGGDKSWVTQPASTVDALQQAASVLRRGGLLSVMVYHGHPGAAAEARAVEEWITGLDAAYRVTCHRSPGPTLYLVERLL is encoded by the coding sequence ATGAGCGGAAGGCGGCTGACCGAGGTCGCGCACGCTGCACTCGCTGCAGTACTCGCCGACGGTGCCCGGGCGATCGACGCCACTGTCGGCAATGGCCATGACACGCTGTTCCTGGCGTCTCGCGTCGGCCCGGGTGGTCGGGTGATCGGATTCGATGTGCAGCCCCGTGCCATCGACGCCGCTGCCGCGAGGCTCGGGGCGGCCGGTGTCGGCAAGGTGGTCACGCTGCACCATGCCGGGCACGAACAGATGCTGACGCGGATACCGGCCGAATGGTGTGGCACGGTGGCTGCGATCACGTTCAACCTCGGCTACCTGCCGGGCGGTGACAAGTCGTGGGTTACGCAACCGGCCAGCACCGTCGACGCACTGCAACAGGCGGCATCGGTGCTGCGCCGTGGGGGACTGCTGTCCGTGATGGTGTATCACGGCCACCCCGGGGCCGCCGCCGAGGCCCGGGCGGTCGAGGAATGGATCACGGGACTGGACGCGGCCTACCGCGTGACCTGCCACCGCTCGCCGGGACCTACCCTCTACCTCGTCGAACGATTGCTCTGA